TTCAGTTTCAGGCCGTGTTCGGCCGCCATTTCCGACAGGTCGTTTACGGACTTGGGCAGCATAGGGCATTGGGCGGAATACACAATGTGCAGGCCACGGTACTTTGCCAGGTTGCCGCTGATGTCGCGGAAGTGTGGCTCAGGACCTTTTTTCAGGCGGTGAACAACTAACTGGAATCTATCGGCCGCACCTATCTGCCGGAATCCATTCTTGAGAAACACTTGCTTACCTGCCATCCAGGATCCGTCACTCACCATGGCCGCCACGCCTATGGCACCTACCTGCCGAGCTTCCTCCAGGCAGGCCCGGATCAACCAACTGCCGAGCCCGCCCACCTTCTGTCCTTTGGGATATACCCACAGGCAATGCACAAACAGCCAGCCTTTGGCGTCCACCGGCCGCCACGCGTATTCGCCCGGCACATATTCAAGGAAGGCCAGTGGCTTGCCCCTTTCATCACGGAATAGCAACAAGCGTAAGCCTTCGGCAAAGCGCTTTCTTAGCCATTCGATTTTGGGCTGATAGCCTTGGTTCTTTGGATCGGTGAGGCAACCGATGCCGCAATCCGGCAAGTTTTCGGGGCCAACTTTTTCCGGCGTTATCTTATCCATTCGTAGCTATTTACTGAGTTTGCACTGTACTGTAGTGAAGTCACCCTCAATACAAAACCAACTACAAAGTACGATCATGCCGCCGTCAAGCTTATAGTCCAATGTAAATCCGCTGCATTAGTACTAACTCTACAATATAAACCGGGATTTCCAAGAAAAAACTATGACAAAATATAGTGTGTTATTACTTCACTGGTGGCGGTTAGGCGAAGATTCATTTGCGAATTTGATGGTTATCGTATATCGTAGTAGTTTGAAAGCTTATTGGAATATTTTAAGGTCGGATTGGATATGATAATCGTTGTTACCGGAATGGTCGGCGTTGACAAAAAAAGCTACCTCCAGCAGGTATGCCGATTCGCCGCCGATAAAGGCAAAGAAGTGCTTTTATGCAATGTCGGCGAAAAGATGTATGCCGAAGCGACTGACATTACGCACGGCAAAATCCTCGATATACCGATGAAAAGGCTGAACTCGCTTCGCCGCAGCGTATTCAAAGACATCATCGCAAAAGCCAAAAAAGCCCCCAACCTCATTGTCAATACCCATGCAACCTTCCGCTGGCGGCACGGATTGTTCCCTGCGGTGGACTTCGACCAGATGCGCCAGCTCGGCGCAGATATGTATATCTGTTTGATTGACGGCGTCGTCGCCCTGCATACACGGCTCATCGACGAGCACTCTGTAGAACATTCTCTCAAAGACCTGATTGTCTGGCGGGAAGAGGAAATTATCGGCACAGAAATGCTCTGCAAGGGCGTGGACGAATCGGTTCCTTTTTATTGCCTTGCCCGCGGGGCCGAAGAGGAAACCATCGAAACATTTTATAAACTCGCTTTCGAAAGCCGTCACAAAAAAGCATACTTGAGTTTCCCTATGACTCACGTTGTCGATATGAAAAACGTTCGGGAAGAAATCGATGGGTTCAGGCAGCTAATGAAAAAACTTTTTATCTGCTTTGATCCCGCCGATTTGGAAGAATCGTATTTGCCGCTTTACGCACATAAAGCCGCCGAGCAAGGGTCATATTTTGTCGAAGCGATGGTTCTGGGGCGAAAAGTCCGGCTGAACCTGGACCAAGTCCAGCAAATCGAGCGCGACATCAACAGCCAGATATACGCCCGCGATTTCCTGCTCATCGACCAGTCAGATATGATAATCAGCTTCATTCCGACACTGGCTGACGGCCGTGCCGCAATATCCAGCGGGGTCGAAAGAGAGCTCCAGCATGCCCACGAAGCCGCCAAAGAGGTCTATGTTATCTGGCCGGCAAAACAGGCCCCTTCGGTCTTTATCACCCAGACTGCCACAAAAGTCTTTAACGGTATGGATGAGGCAGCGACATTTTTCAAAAATAAAGGATACATAAAAAAGTAATGGACATAAACGAAAAGCAATTGGCCGGCTGTATCGACCATACGCTGCTTAGCTCGACAGCCACAAGCGAACAAATCAAAAAACTCTGCCAGCAAGCCAGAGACTACTGCTTCTGTTCGGTATTCGTTAATCCTCGATGGATAGCTTTGGCGGCAGAGCAGTTACACGGCTGCAGAGTCAAAGTCGGCAGTGTGGCCGGGTTTCCGCTCGGCGCCGATTCCACCAAAATCAAGGCCGCACAGGCCGAGGATTGTATCTTCGCCGGCGCAGATGAAGTCGATATGGTTGCCGATTTGGCCGCGATAATCGAGGGCGATGCAAAAAATTTATCTAATCAGCTTCTGGCGGTATTGAAGGTTTGCCGTTCGATGAAGCCAGCTGTCTGCCTGAAAGTCATAATCGAAGCAACTGTCCTAACCAGAGAGCAAAAAATATTTGCCTGCCGAATCGCAGATGAGGTCGGCGTAGATTTCGTAAAGACAAGCACTGGTATGAATCCTGCCGGCGGAGCAACTGTCGAAGACGTGAAACTGATGAAAGAATACGCGCCAAACTGCAAAGTCAAGGCTTCAGGCGGAATCAGAACCGCAAAACAAGCCCTCGAAATGCTGGAAGCCGGGGCCGACAGAATAGGCACATCTTCGGGTGTGCAAATTATTAATGAATTCAGGACAGGTCAATTACAATGACAACAGCTACGACTACCGAAATAAATAAAAGCATTGCCTGCAGTTTGCATTACAAAAAAATCTGTGCTCCTGTAAATTTACCGGCCTTAAGTGAAATGTTTTCACGATTAAAATCCCCTTCGATTCTCGGAGGCAACACGGCCAAAAAAAATGTTGAAGGATTCAGTTACTGGGCCGCGGAACCGAAAGAGGTATTTGAATTTCAGGCTGGACAAAAAAACCCATTCGAAAAACTCCAATATGCTCTGGATAAATACAAGCTCTATCCAGACCCAAGACACAAGACACAAGACGCAAGTTTGCCGAAAGGAATTTTCTGCGGCGGATGGATTGGGTATTTCAGCTATGAACTCAGCCGATATATCGAAAAGCTGCCGGAAAAAACATTAAACGACCTGAATATGCCGCTGATGCGTTTGTGCTTTTACGACCGTGTCATCGCCTATGACCACGCCGAAGATAACTTTTGGCTGACGGCTTTGTCGCTGCCAGATGATACCGAAACGCCAAACGAAAAACTATCTGCTCTCGAACGATTACTTAACGAATCACAAAATATTGTTGTCAATCGCCCCAAACCTGCCGACCTCGAAACAATAGACTTTTCGCAAATCCGATGCAATATGGATAGAGACCGTTACTTCAAGGCAATTGAAAAAATAAAACGCTATATTTATGATGGCGATGTTTATCAAATCAATTTCTCACAGCGATTCGAATGTGATTATAACGCTTCGCCGATAGAGCTTTTCCACTGGCAAAACCATTTCAACCCAAGTCCATATTCAGCTTATATCGACGCCGGCGGCTTTCAAATCGTAAGCGCATCACCGGAGATGTTCATAACAATCGCTGACGGCGCTATCAGCACCAAGCCGATTAAAGGCACCCGCCCGCGGATTAACGAGGCTTCTGCCGATGCTGTAAACTTCCATGAGCTTATTAATAGTGAAAAAGAGCAGGCAGAGCTTAATATGATAATCGACCTCGAACGAAACGATATGGCCAGAATCTGCGAACCTGGAACCAGAAAAGTGATTCAGCCGCGAACAATCGAAACTTATCCGACGGTCTTCCACGCAGTAGCGACCGTAGCGGGACAGCTCAGAAAAGAAATTACATTCTGCGATATTTTAAAAGCTATGTTCCCCGGCGGCTCCATCACCGGCGCACCCAAAATCCGCTCGATGGAAATTATCGACGAGACCGAGCCGACAGCAAGGGGCATTTATACCGGCAGCATCGGCTTTTTAGGTATCGACGGAAACACCTGCTTGAATATCGCCATACGAACAATTATCATCAGGGATTGTAAAGCCTTTGCGCAAACCGGCGGCGGCATAGTCGCGGATTCCGACCCGCAGGCCGAATGGGCCGAAACTATTACTAAAGCAAGAGCGCTGCTGGCAGGAATAAACAGCGTACAGCGTGGAGCGGATAGAAAAATACAAGATTTGGAACCATAACAAATGGTATATTTTGCCGGGAAGTGGGCGGTTTTATGAATAAGAAGCAAATTATTATTATGTGGCTCGGGATAGCAACTATCACGTTCTATGCCTTTGTATCGGTTTTTGATACTCGCCATCCTGACTACGCCGACTTTAGTGTATGGGTATTCATAGTAGTTCTCGTAACAAGCGGCTTAATCTATACCCTCCGAGATAAAAAAGGACAAGAAAACAAAGATATAAGAAAAATAAATCTAAAACACGGATTCCGAAGAATTACATTTGTTTTAGCTATAATTGCGGCCTTTATTGGTTTTAGTACCGCAGTTGGAACAATTATCGACGAGTACAACTTCTATAATTGGAAACCTAAAGGTACGGTTCTCGTCGAGGCTGGTGAACAGAAACAAAAGCCAGATGTTTTCGACAGGTTAGCCGAACCAAACAAGAAACCTCATTTGGTATTAGACGAACCAGTAACAGAACTGAAAAAACCAAAAGGCTGTTTTTGGGTAAACTTATCCAAGGGGTCGTTGATTGGGCTATGCACATTAGCTGGCTTAGGAGGTGCAGCAGTTAGTTTTGGTGGCATCTGGCTTGTTTATCTTCTTGTCTTTCGTGTTTGTCAGTTCATCAGGTGGCTTGTAATGGGTTTTTACGATATAAATCAGAGTAGATAGCAAATAGTTATGAAGACAAAGTCATTCAAAAACCTCATAGTTTGGCAGAAAGGTTATAAGCTGGTTTTAGAAGTATATAAGATGACAAATGGCTTTCCAAAATCCGAAAATTATGGCTTATCTCAACAGATGAGGAAAGCTGCTGTATCCATTCCCTCTAATATAGCTGAAGGTTATGGTAGAAAGCATAAAGCAGAATACAACCAATTCCTCTCCATAGCTTACGGTTCTCTTCTGGAATTGGAAACACAGTATCTGCTGTCAATTGATTTAAAATACACAGAGAACAGTGTTTCCATTGAAACCCTATTGAAGGAAGTTGGTGCAATGTTGTATAGAATGCTCAATCCTATACGCTAAACGCTGTACGCCATACGCTAATAATGGAAAAGGTTTTTTTAAATGACAAGTTAATTGAGACTGACAAGGCCGGCATATCCGTCACTGATAGCGGGTTCCTATATGGGGCAGGTCTGTTTGAAACGATGAGAAGTTATAACGGCGTGGTCTTTTCTCTTAAAGACCATTTGGACAGGCTGTTTTTCAGCGCAAGCGCATTGTCGATAAATAATACATACAGCAAAGATTATATCACCAATGCAATTTACAAAGTTCTCAAGGCAAATAAATTGGCCGATGCGCGATTGCGGGTAACTTTGACAGGCGGGCCGATGTCCGAACCCGAGGATACACGCAAATCCACCCTGCTTATCGTCGCCGCGAAATTACAATCCTATCCTGCCGAATACTATAAAAACGGAGTGCTCGTGGTACTATCCCCTTTCCGACAGAACACCGCTGAGCCGATTTACGGGCACAAAACGACAAGTTATTTCTCGCGAATGCTCGCGCTCAAATCGGCCCACCAAAAAGGGGCCGCCGAGGCATTATGGTTTACCGTGGACAGCCGCCTGGCGGAAGGCTGCGTAAGCAATGTTTTCCTGGTAAAGGACTCGAAACTCTATACTCCGCCGATTGAAACGCCGGTGCTGGCCGGGGTAGCGAGGAAGACTGTTTTTGAAATCGCCATGAAAAATTCCATTGAATTTATCGAAAAAAACCTATACATATCCGATTTGCTCGATGCCGATGAGGTATTCCTGACGAACGTGATTATGCAGATTTTGCCGGTAAATAGTGTGGAAAAACATACGGTAGGTGACGGAAAACCCGGAAATCTGACTAAAAAACTGCAAAAAGAGTTCGACGAATTCATCAAAAACGAGTGCGGTAAATGAAGATAAAAGATATCGCAGAAAAAATTGAAAAAATAGTCCCGCTTAAACTGGCACAGGATTGGGACAACGTCGGACTGCTCATCGGCGACCCGCGGCGAAATGTGAAAAATATCCTGCTGACCATCGATATCACAAAAGATGTATTAGCCGAGGCAAAAAGGTCAAGGACGGATTTGATTATAAGTTATCATCCTGTCATCTGGGACGGCCTGAAGAAAATCAACAGAGACGATATTGTTTATGATTTGATTCAAGCCGGTATCGCGGTCTTTTCCATTCACACGGCCCTGGATGCAGTTGTAGGCGGCGTGAACGACGGCCTTGCAGAAATCGTCGGCATTGTCGACGGCAAACCAATCGGCGATTATGTGGAAAGCCCGCAGGGCAATAATTATAAACTCGTTGTCTTTGTCCCGGCCGAATCAGTCGCCAAAGTTTCAAATGCGATTTTTGCCGCCGGCGCAGGCGCAATCGGAAACTACAGCAACTGCGGTTTCATCGCTGAAGGAACAGGCACATTTCTGCCTTTGGCCGGCGCAAGACCTGCCATTGGAAAGAAAGGCAAATTAGAAAAAGTAAACGAGATAAGATTCGAAACGATTGTGCCCGCCGAAAAACTCGACAATTGTATAGCCGCGATGAAAAAAGCACACCCCTATGAAGAGCCCGCTTTCGATGTTTTCAAACTCTATGACAATCAATCTAAATTCGGCTTAGGCAGAATCGGCAAATTACAAAAACCAACGCAGCTTAAAAAAATCCTCGAAAGAATAAAAAAAAACACAGGCGCAAGAGCTTTTGGAATCGTTGGAAACCAAAACCGGCTGATAAGGACTGCGGCTGTTTGCGCCGGCTCGTGCGGCAAAATCATCAACTTGATTATCGCCGCAAAAACAGACCTCTACCTTACCGGCGAACTTAAACACCACCAGGCTCTGGCCGCACAGGAGGCAGGGCTGACGTGTATTTGCCTCAGCCATACAGTTTCAGAACGCTTCATATTAAAAAAATTCGCCAAACAATTACAAAAGCAAATCGGGCAAGTAACGATTAAGATAAGCAGAAAGGATGCAGACCCGTTCAAATGGAAAACCCTATGACAGAAGAACACGAACAACAGCCGGAAGAACAGCAGCCGGAAATTCAGGCAGAGGTTGAAAACAAAATCGATTTATCGCAGCCGCCCGCCGACGTTACCGTCGAATCGGTTACAGAAGCGGTCCTCTTTGCCAGCGATGAGCCGCTAAGAGAAGCCAGGTTAGCTGATATTGTCGGAACGAGCGCATCGCAAATCCGCCAGCACATCAAAAACCTCAATGACAAATACCAGATCAACAACAACGCATTTAGAATAGAGCAAATCGCCGGCGGCTACCAAATGATGACTCTCAGTCCTTATAATCATTGGCTGCAAAAATTGCTCCGCGCGCGGGACGCCGGCAAACTAAGCCCCGCGGCACTTGAAACGCTCGCGATAATCGCATACAAGCAGCCGATTATCCGCGCCGATGTCGAAACCATCAGAGGCGTCTCCGTCGGCGAGATTATCAGGACCCTTATGTACAAAGGGCTGGTTAAAATTATCGGCCGGGCGGAAGTCGTAGGCAGACCGCTGTTATACGGAACTACGAAAAAATTCCTCGAAGTCTTCGGCTTAAATTCCCTCAAAGACCTGCCCAAAATCGAAGAGCTTAAAAAACCGCCCACTTAGGTTACATATCCTCGCTAATCGTCTTTTGTCTTTACAAATCTGCCGACGGCTGTTAGAATTGGCGAATAAATCGAACTTGGACGCTAATTATCGCGTAAAAACATAGAATGGCTGGTAAAATAACAATTAATGCCGAACGCTGCAAAGGCTGCGGCCTGTGTGTTGCGGTGTGTCCAAACGGCGGTATTATCATCTCGAAGCAGTCCAACAAAAGCGGCTACTTTCCCGCACAGAAAAATGATTTGGACTGTTCTGGCTGTGCTGTTTGTGCGCTTATCTGCCCGGATGTCGCAATCGAAGTATATCGTGAAAACAATATACTCGATAAACCACAAAAAAAAACCGCTCCGAATCTAATCAAGGGGAAAAAATGAGCGAGAGGATTCTAATGTGCGGCAACGAGGCCCTCGCGGAATCGGCCATTATTGCCGGCCTTGACGCGTATTTCGGCTATCCCATCACGCCGCAGAACGAAATACCAGAATATATGTCAAAACGGATGCCCGAAGAAGGCAGGGTTTTCCTTCAGTGCGAAAGCGAGCTGGCGTCGATAAATATGGTTTACGGCGCAGCCGCCACCGGCAAAAGGGTTATGACAACCTCATCCAGCCCAGGCATCAGCTTAATGCAGGAAGGAATAAGCTACCTGGCCGGCGCTGAATTGCCGTCCGTCATTGTCAACATTATGCGAGGCGGCCCCGGCCTCGGCAACATCGCCCCGGCACAGGGTGATTACTTCCAGGCAACACGCGGCGGCGGACACGGCGACTACAGAACAATCGTCTTAGGGCCATCCAGTGTCCAGGAGCTGGTTGATTGTATGCCGCTGGCTTTCGACCTCGCCGACCAGTACCGTATTCCTGTTCTGGTCCTTGCCGACGGTATCATCGGTCAAATGATGGAGCCGGTGGTCTTCAACAAAAAGCCCCGCAGAAAGCTGCCGCCGAAGGACTGGGCACTAACCGGTGCAGACGGTAGAGAACAAAACATAGTCAGGTCACTCTGGTTAAAGGAAGGCGCGGTCGAACAGCATAACTACGACCTGCAGGCCAAATATAGGGAGATAGAGAAAAACGAGGTCCTCTGCGAACAATACGAAGTAGATGACGCGGAAATAGTGGTGATTGCATACGGCATTGCCGCCAGAATAGTGCAAGGTGCCGTCAATAAAGCAAGACAGGAAGGAATCAAAGTCGGCTGGATACGCCCGATTACTTTATGGCCTTTTCCGACAGAACAAATCAGCAAAGCGGCTAAAGATTTTAAGATTTTCCTGACAATCGAGTTAAGCTGCGGCCAGATGGTCGATGACGTAAAATTAGCTGTGGCGGGCAAAGTGCCGGTGCAGTTTTACGGACGGCCCGGCGGCGGTGTCCCCACCGTCGAGCAGGTCCTCGATAAAATCCGGCAATTAACCTTACGGCAAGAGAACGTAATATGATGCAGAAAGTGTTTACAAAACCGCAATCTCTTAAGGATTGCACAACGCATTACTGCCCCGGCTGCGGGCACGGAATCGCCCACAGATTGATAGCGGAAACAATCGATGAGCTGGGCTTGCGAGGCCGGACCATAGGCATCGCCCCGGTAGGATGCGCGGTATTGGCTTATGATTACCTCGATATGGATATGATTGAAGTAGCGCACGGCAGAGCGCCGGCCGTGGCTACTGGAATGAAAAGAACAAATCCTGACAAGATAATCTTTTCTTATCAGGGCGACGGCGACCTGGCGGCCATCGGAACAGGTGAAATCATCCACGCTGCGCACCGCGGCGAACAGATAACCGTGATTTTTATTAACAACGCCGTATTCGGAATGACCGGCGGACAAATGGCGCCGACAACCCTGCTCGGACAGGTAACAACCACGACGCCGCTGGGACGCGACCCTCTTAAGCAGGGCTACCCGCTGCAGGTATCTGAATTGCTGGCGATGCTGCCCGGAGCAATCTATATCGAGCGATGTTCGCTGCACAAGCCGGCCCTGATTCGCAATGCTAAAAAAGCCGTCAAACACGCCTTCCAGCTGCAGGCTGACGGCGCTAAGGGACTTTCGCTGGTCGAGCTGCTCTCGCCGTGTCCGACAGCATGGCGAATGACGCCGACCAAGGCAATAGAGTGGATGGAAAACGAAATGATAAAAATCTTCCCGTTGGGACGTTTGAAAGGCTGAACGTGACCAGGAATAATTCCAGTGAAGAAGTAATCATAGCAGGCTTCGGCGGACAAGGAATTATATTGACCGGCACACTTCTGGCGCAAACCGCGATGAACACCGGCAAAGAAGTGACCTTTATGTCGTCGTACGGCGCCGAGATGCGGGGCGGAACCGCCAATAGTATGGTTATAATCGCAGATGAGCCCGTCGCCTCGCCGCTGGTCAGCAATCCCGATTCTCTAATTGCACTGAATAAGGCGTCCCTGAATAAATTTGCCCCCGCTGTTAAAAGCGGAGGCCTGTTGATAATGAACAGTTCCCTGATTGACAGCAAACCGGATGTAGATGATTCGATTGATATATTAGCAATCCCAGCGGACGATATAGCCATCGAATTGGGCAGTCAAAAAAGCGCGAATATGGTGGCCCTTGGCGCATATCTTCAAAAACGTGGCTTCAGCATCGATGCCGCCGTAAAGTCTTTGCCTGATGTCGTGGCGCAGCGATATCACAAAACACTACCGACCAACGCCGAAGCACTGCGAAGAGGCGCCGAATTCGCCAAAACAACGCACAATAACCCCATAAGCAAAACTTAATCCCGGAACAGGAAAATAATAATGACCAAGCAACCGAATAACAAAAAATCAAAGGCAATCTGCAGCTTCTGCGGCCGGTCGTCAACACAAACTGACGCGTTCATTGAGGGGCCGAATAACGTTTTCATTTGTCCCGAATGTGTCGATTTATGCCACAATATCATTGTGCAAAACCGCAAACGAACCAGCAGCCCGGTACTCAGCCTCGAAGAAATGCCAAAGCCGAAAGGAATAAAGCAATATCTCGACCAGTACGTAATCGGTCAGGAACACGCTAAAAAATATCTCTCCGTCGCAGTGCACAACCACTACAAACGCCTGCTGCACACCGATAGCAACAACAGCGATGTTGAAATCGACAAATCTAACGTTCTTTTAATCGGCCCGACCGGCACCGGCAAGACACTCCTCGCCCGCACCCTTGCAAATTTCCTTGAAGTGCCCTTCGCAATATGCGACGCCACTACTGTTACAGAGGCCGGGTACGTCGGCGAAGACGTCGAAAATTTCCTGCTCCGACTTCTGCAAAACGCTGACTTCGATATAGAAGCTGCGCAAAGGGGCATAGTCTATGTGGATGAAATCGACAAAATCGGAAAAACATCTCAGAATATTTCGATTACCCGCGACGTCTCCGGTGAGGGCGTCCAGCAGGCCCTGCTGAAAATGCTCGAAGGAACTATCGCCAACGTCCCCCCGCAAGGCGGAAGAAAACATCCGGAACAATCATACATACAAATCGACACGACCCATATACTCTTTATATGCGGCGGAACATTCACAGGCCTGGATAATATCATCAAAAAACGGCTCGGCAAAAAAATGATAGGTTTCGGCTCGGAACTGGCCGGCCGAATCGATGAAAAAACCGACTTCAGTAATATAATTCAGCAGATAATCCCCGAAGACCTCATAGAATTTGGAATGATTCCTGAGTTCGTGGGACGGGTCCCTGTAATTGCCGCACTCACGGCTCTCGATGAAAAGTCGCTGATTGACATACTTACAAAGCCGAAAAATGCGCTCATCAGGCAATACCAAAAATTCTTCGAAATGGAAGATGCCGAACTCGAATTCACCGACGATGGTTTACACGCATTAGCACAAAAAGCTCTTAAGCGCGACACCGGCGCCAGGGCGCTTCGCTCTATTACCGAGGAGTTAATGGTCGATTTGATGTATCAGCTGCCCGAAGAGCCGAAACCCGCAAGATATGTAATTACACGCGATATCGTCGAAGGCAAAGCAGAACTTTTAACCGCAAAACAAAACGTAAAAAAAGAATCAGCTTAAATTTTGCACATCGACGACCGTCGAAAACAGCTTCCTTACTCGACTACCTCCACATGCGAATCCCCAGGCACCAGCACATTATAGACCAGTATCGCATTACCGTTATGCAGACGAATACATCCCTGTGAAGCCGCAATACCAATGCCGTTAGGGTCTTTCGTTCCGTGAATGGCAAAACCTGTCCTGCCTACGGCATCTCCTTTGATACCTTCCAGCCCTATCCATCTCGACCCTAAAGGATAATCCTCGTCTTCCGCCTCATAAGTCTTGCCGGTAACCTGGTCCGTCCACCTTGGCGATATCATCTTGCCGCCCTCCTTGACCGCCCAAAGCCCCGTTGGCGTTTCCATGCCAGGCTGACCGAGGCCGACAGGAAAACTGCGAACGAAAGTATTCTGAAGATATAAATCCATTGTAAAAGTTGAAAGATATACCCTCGTATGGAACGGCCCGTTAATTATCTTTATCGTTTCTCCCGCCCGCAGGGCCTCGGGACTGTCAATTTTATTAATCTCCATCAGAATCTCGTACGGAACCTTAAATTGTCTGCCTATTGTTGAAAGCAAATCGCCAGGCTTGACCTTATAAGTGCCGGTGAGCCTGTCCTGAGGATAAATCGTCCTGCTGAAAAGCCACTTGTCTGCAAACTCAGAGAGCCGTTCTTTAACAATCGCCCGCTGCTGCTCACTCATAGGCAGCGGCAATGTCTCGTTTAGCCTATCACGCGCATCTATAATCCTCACCGGTCTGGCCTCGATGTATGACATCGCTTCGGTAATAAGCTCTGCCACCCAGGGATTATCCTCTGCAGTTGTCTGTGCAAACCTTAACAAATTTGGTTCTCCCTCGGTTTCTGTCGCAGGTTCCGCTGCAGATTTTACCGCAGGCATAATTGTCTTGCTCTCCGCCGGCTTGGCTGTATCTGCCGAGACCGCGGTATCCTTCGTTCGGCTGGAAAAATGAGGTTTGTAAACAAATGCAACCACTACAGCGATAATCAACAATGCCAAAATGACATACATCCACCTTCCGGACATGTTCTTATTCTCCTGTTTACTTACTCGTTAAAATACATTACTTCTTCATCGGTAACTAAAAAATCTACCGGAACATCTTCCGAAGTCACCGGTATCGAGTCAACCACTT
The sequence above is a segment of the Phycisphaerae bacterium genome. Coding sequences within it:
- the deoC gene encoding deoxyribose-phosphate aldolase gives rise to the protein MDINEKQLAGCIDHTLLSSTATSEQIKKLCQQARDYCFCSVFVNPRWIALAAEQLHGCRVKVGSVAGFPLGADSTKIKAAQAEDCIFAGADEVDMVADLAAIIEGDAKNLSNQLLAVLKVCRSMKPAVCLKVIIEATVLTREQKIFACRIADEVGVDFVKTSTGMNPAGGATVEDVKLMKEYAPNCKVKASGGIRTAKQALEMLEAGADRIGTSSGVQIINEFRTGQLQ
- the scpB gene encoding SMC-Scp complex subunit ScpB, which produces MTEEHEQQPEEQQPEIQAEVENKIDLSQPPADVTVESVTEAVLFASDEPLREARLADIVGTSASQIRQHIKNLNDKYQINNNAFRIEQIAGGYQMMTLSPYNHWLQKLLRARDAGKLSPAALETLAIIAYKQPIIRADVETIRGVSVGEIIRTLMYKGLVKIIGRAEVVGRPLLYGTTKKFLEVFGLNSLKDLPKIEELKKPPT
- a CDS encoding 3-methyl-2-oxobutanoate dehydrogenase subunit VorB, producing MSERILMCGNEALAESAIIAGLDAYFGYPITPQNEIPEYMSKRMPEEGRVFLQCESELASINMVYGAAATGKRVMTTSSSPGISLMQEGISYLAGAELPSVIVNIMRGGPGLGNIAPAQGDYFQATRGGGHGDYRTIVLGPSSVQELVDCMPLAFDLADQYRIPVLVLADGIIGQMMEPVVFNKKPRRKLPPKDWALTGADGREQNIVRSLWLKEGAVEQHNYDLQAKYREIEKNEVLCEQYEVDDAEIVVIAYGIAARIVQGAVNKARQEGIKVGWIRPITLWPFPTEQISKAAKDFKIFLTIELSCGQMVDDVKLAVAGKVPVQFYGRPGGGVPTVEQVLDKIRQLTLRQENVI
- the pabB gene encoding aminodeoxychorismate synthase component I — encoded protein: MTTATTTEINKSIACSLHYKKICAPVNLPALSEMFSRLKSPSILGGNTAKKNVEGFSYWAAEPKEVFEFQAGQKNPFEKLQYALDKYKLYPDPRHKTQDASLPKGIFCGGWIGYFSYELSRYIEKLPEKTLNDLNMPLMRLCFYDRVIAYDHAEDNFWLTALSLPDDTETPNEKLSALERLLNESQNIVVNRPKPADLETIDFSQIRCNMDRDRYFKAIEKIKRYIYDGDVYQINFSQRFECDYNASPIELFHWQNHFNPSPYSAYIDAGGFQIVSASPEMFITIADGAISTKPIKGTRPRINEASADAVNFHELINSEKEQAELNMIIDLERNDMARICEPGTRKVIQPRTIETYPTVFHAVATVAGQLRKEITFCDILKAMFPGGSITGAPKIRSMEIIDETEPTARGIYTGSIGFLGIDGNTCLNIAIRTIIIRDCKAFAQTGGGIVADSDPQAEWAETITKARALLAGINSVQRGADRKIQDLEP
- a CDS encoding AAA family ATPase, which translates into the protein MIIVVTGMVGVDKKSYLQQVCRFAADKGKEVLLCNVGEKMYAEATDITHGKILDIPMKRLNSLRRSVFKDIIAKAKKAPNLIVNTHATFRWRHGLFPAVDFDQMRQLGADMYICLIDGVVALHTRLIDEHSVEHSLKDLIVWREEEIIGTEMLCKGVDESVPFYCLARGAEEETIETFYKLAFESRHKKAYLSFPMTHVVDMKNVREEIDGFRQLMKKLFICFDPADLEESYLPLYAHKAAEQGSYFVEAMVLGRKVRLNLDQVQQIERDINSQIYARDFLLIDQSDMIISFIPTLADGRAAISSGVERELQHAHEAAKEVYVIWPAKQAPSVFITQTATKVFNGMDEAATFFKNKGYIKK
- a CDS encoding four helix bundle protein — encoded protein: MKTKSFKNLIVWQKGYKLVLEVYKMTNGFPKSENYGLSQQMRKAAVSIPSNIAEGYGRKHKAEYNQFLSIAYGSLLELETQYLLSIDLKYTENSVSIETLLKEVGAMLYRMLNPIR
- a CDS encoding aminotransferase class IV; the encoded protein is MEKVFLNDKLIETDKAGISVTDSGFLYGAGLFETMRSYNGVVFSLKDHLDRLFFSASALSINNTYSKDYITNAIYKVLKANKLADARLRVTLTGGPMSEPEDTRKSTLLIVAAKLQSYPAEYYKNGVLVVLSPFRQNTAEPIYGHKTTSYFSRMLALKSAHQKGAAEALWFTVDSRLAEGCVSNVFLVKDSKLYTPPIETPVLAGVARKTVFEIAMKNSIEFIEKNLYISDLLDADEVFLTNVIMQILPVNSVEKHTVGDGKPGNLTKKLQKEFDEFIKNECGK
- a CDS encoding ferredoxin family protein, which translates into the protein MAGKITINAERCKGCGLCVAVCPNGGIIISKQSNKSGYFPAQKNDLDCSGCAVCALICPDVAIEVYRENNILDKPQKKTAPNLIKGKK
- a CDS encoding Nif3-like dinuclear metal center hexameric protein, coding for MKIKDIAEKIEKIVPLKLAQDWDNVGLLIGDPRRNVKNILLTIDITKDVLAEAKRSRTDLIISYHPVIWDGLKKINRDDIVYDLIQAGIAVFSIHTALDAVVGGVNDGLAEIVGIVDGKPIGDYVESPQGNNYKLVVFVPAESVAKVSNAIFAAGAGAIGNYSNCGFIAEGTGTFLPLAGARPAIGKKGKLEKVNEIRFETIVPAEKLDNCIAAMKKAHPYEEPAFDVFKLYDNQSKFGLGRIGKLQKPTQLKKILERIKKNTGARAFGIVGNQNRLIRTAAVCAGSCGKIINLIIAAKTDLYLTGELKHHQALAAQEAGLTCICLSHTVSERFILKKFAKQLQKQIGQVTIKISRKDADPFKWKTL